The following are from one region of the Nicotiana tomentosiformis chromosome 7, ASM39032v3, whole genome shotgun sequence genome:
- the LOC138895221 gene encoding uncharacterized protein — MKLTNVDTQNSFIVTLVYAKCDSIERIELWDTLYAMARDMTLPWLVAKDFNIIWDEDEKYGGLPVSLNEVNDFRHCINTCNLVDLGLKRSIYTWWNGRAEEDCIFKRLDRCLDNIKFQQILLGLEITHLSKIGKDHSPMLLTFVKENWSVNFAANPFIVFNHKLKKPKRALTLWSKATYGDIFWKIPSLEEVVLVHEAQFEQNPTQQNRARLHKVQADLIRYLTLDEEFGKQKEGMSWFQDRDRNTKFFHAQVNGRRKRL; from the exons ATGAAACTGACCAATGTGGACACCCAAAATAGCTTTATTGTCACGCTGGTTTATGCAAAATGTGACTCGATAGAAAGGATTGAATTATGGGATACCTTATATGCTATGGCTAGAGATATGACTTTGCCATGGTTGGTAGCTAAAGACTTTAATATCATATGGGATGAAGACGAAAAATATGGTGGGCTGCCAGTCTCATTGAATGAAGTCAATGATTTCAGGCATTGTATCAACACATGTAATTTAGTTGATCTGGGATTAAAAAGGAGTATTTATACTTGGTGGAATGGGCGAGCAGAGGAAGATTGTATTTTTAAACGATTAGATAGATGCTTGGATAACATTAAATTCCAACAAATACTGCTTGGATTGGAGATCACTCATCTATCAAAAATAGGAAAAGATCACTCTCCTATGTTGCTGACAT TTGTTAAAGAGAATTGGAGTGTTAACTTTGCTGCAAATCCATTCATTGTATTTAATCACAAACTGAAGAAACCAAAGAGAGCCTTAACTTTGTGGAGCAAAGCTACATATGGTGATATTTTTTGGAAGATTCCAAGCTTAGAGGAGGTGGTATTAGTTCACGAAGCTCAATTCGAACAGAATCCAACACAACAGAATAGAGCTAGGTTGCATAAAGTACAAGCAGATTTGATCAGATATTTGACTTTGGATGAGGAGTTTGGGAAACAAAAAGAAGGAATGTCTTGGTTTCAAGATAGAGATAGAAACACAAAGTTTTTCCATGCACAagtgaatggaagaaggaaaagaCTATAG